A DNA window from Candidatus Sulfidibacterium hydrothermale contains the following coding sequences:
- a CDS encoding TlpA family protein disulfide reductase, whose protein sequence is MKRIFFLVAFLFLGGEVLMAQQINRVIVDPALHREVLTGLCNRKGLETGLFSTWFNSQYKNYHPDTNILKQLAPEINRVQFTVVFGSWCGDSKREMGRFFKVLDDAGYHGHPKIIAVQRTLKAGDVDISDLNIHRIPTFIVDYQGKEIGRIVESPKTSIEADLLSILNKTKDK, encoded by the coding sequence ATGAAACGGATATTTTTTCTTGTGGCTTTTCTTTTTTTAGGAGGAGAAGTCCTGATGGCCCAGCAAATAAACCGGGTGATTGTTGATCCTGCTTTGCATCGCGAAGTTTTAACCGGTTTGTGTAACCGGAAAGGGTTAGAAACCGGACTGTTCAGCACCTGGTTTAACAGTCAGTACAAGAATTATCATCCGGATACCAATATCCTGAAACAGCTGGCTCCGGAGATTAACCGTGTGCAGTTTACTGTTGTTTTCGGAAGCTGGTGTGGCGACAGCAAACGGGAAATGGGTCGCTTTTTTAAAGTGCTGGATGACGCCGGATACCACGGGCATCCTAAAATTATTGCGGTTCAACGTACGTTAAAAGCCGGTGATGTGGATATTTCGGATTTGAATATTCATCGTATCCCCACTTTTATTGTTGACTATCAGGGAAAAGAAATCGGACGGATTGTTGAATCCCCCAAAACAAGTATAGAAGCCGATTTGCTTTCTATCCTGAATAAAACAAAAGACAAATGA
- the panD gene encoding aspartate 1-decarboxylase, whose product MKMTIEVLKSKIHRATVTEANLEYIGSITIDENLMDAANLIENEKVSIYDITNGSRFDTYVLRGDRDSGVICLNGAAARKVAVGDVIIIVSYAAMDFEEAKNFKPHIIFPDSNNRLK is encoded by the coding sequence ATGAAAATGACCATCGAAGTCCTAAAATCGAAAATTCATCGGGCTACGGTTACCGAAGCCAACCTGGAATATATCGGCAGCATTACCATTGATGAAAATTTGATGGACGCAGCAAACCTTATCGAAAACGAAAAGGTGAGCATTTATGATATTACCAACGGCAGTCGTTTTGATACTTATGTGTTGAGAGGAGACCGCGATTCGGGAGTAATTTGCCTGAACGGAGCCGCTGCCCGGAAAGTGGCAGTGGGCGACGTGATCATCATCGTATCCTATGCTGCCATGGATTTTGAAGAAGCCAAAAATTTCAAACCGCATATCATTTTCCCGGATAGCAATAACCGGCTAAAATAA
- the rbfA gene encoding 30S ribosome-binding factor RbfA: METKRQQRIQKLLQRDLGEIFQRELGHVTKTAMVTVTKVYVTPDLSLARIYLSLFAVKDKAALMKDIDRHKKEIRKKLGERIRFQLRVVPDLQFFEDDSLDYIERIDELLNDEEDEK, translated from the coding sequence ATGGAAACAAAAAGACAACAACGAATTCAAAAGCTGTTACAACGCGATTTAGGTGAAATTTTTCAGCGTGAGCTGGGACATGTTACCAAAACCGCGATGGTTACGGTGACTAAAGTATATGTAACGCCTGATTTGAGTCTTGCCCGTATTTATCTGAGCCTTTTTGCCGTGAAAGATAAAGCGGCTTTGATGAAAGACATTGATAGGCACAAAAAAGAAATACGGAAAAAACTGGGAGAAAGAATTCGTTTTCAGTTGCGGGTAGTCCCTGATTTGCAGTTCTTCGAAGATGACTCACTGGACTATATTGAACGAATTGATGAATTATTAAACGACGAAGAAGACGAAAAATAA
- the rfaE2 gene encoding D-glycero-beta-D-manno-heptose 1-phosphate adenylyltransferase: MKNLDIIKNKILASGKLQRTLNLWRFQQKKIVFTNGCFDILHLGHIDYLSKAKDKGDVLIVGVNTDRSVRLLDKGAGRPINDEQARAVIVAALHFVDAVVLFDEETPYELIKTVLPDVLVKGSDYQPEEIVGYDVVTSRGGKVETIDYLPGYSTTAIEQKIRNAR, from the coding sequence ATGAAAAATCTTGACATCATTAAAAACAAAATTTTAGCTTCCGGTAAGTTGCAAAGAACGTTAAATCTTTGGCGGTTTCAGCAAAAAAAGATTGTTTTTACCAATGGATGTTTCGATATACTCCATCTGGGCCATATTGATTATCTCAGCAAGGCCAAAGATAAAGGCGACGTTTTGATTGTTGGGGTAAACACCGATCGCTCGGTCCGGCTTTTGGATAAAGGCGCCGGACGTCCTATTAATGATGAACAGGCACGTGCGGTTATTGTGGCGGCTCTGCATTTTGTGGATGCGGTGGTGCTTTTTGATGAGGAAACCCCTTACGAATTGATAAAAACCGTTCTTCCGGATGTGTTGGTGAAAGGAAGTGATTATCAGCCGGAAGAAATTGTGGGTTACGACGTGGTGACCAGCCGTGGCGGAAAGGTGGAGACCATTGATTACCTTCCGGGCTATTCTACGACGGCCATTGAGCAGAAAATCCGGAATGCCCGGTAA
- the panC gene encoding pantoate--beta-alanine ligase: protein MKIFSTIKETNEYLAARRSEGKTIGFVPTMGALHEGHLELMRRARKENDILVVSIFVNPIQFNNPDDLKKYPRTLEEDIKKLEQVQCDVLFAPDAEEMYPEKVTKQYDFGELDKVMEGKFRPGHFNGVAIVVKKLFDIVQPHRAYFGEKDFQQLAIIKKLVEMENIPVEIVPCPIVREPDGLAMSSRNRLLTPEQRKEAPFIYRTLQEAKLRRQHICANPLRQMIINRFEGNEHFKLEYFDIVDDKTLQPIHAWNNKVGTVACVAVWLGKVRLIDNIRII, encoded by the coding sequence ATGAAAATATTCTCCACCATAAAAGAAACGAATGAGTATCTGGCTGCCCGGCGGTCGGAAGGAAAAACGATCGGTTTTGTCCCGACGATGGGCGCATTGCACGAAGGACATCTTGAATTGATGCGGCGAGCCCGCAAAGAAAATGATATTCTGGTCGTGAGCATCTTTGTTAACCCGATTCAGTTTAACAATCCGGATGATCTGAAAAAATATCCGCGGACGCTTGAAGAGGACATAAAAAAACTGGAACAGGTACAATGTGATGTGCTTTTTGCCCCGGATGCAGAAGAGATGTATCCTGAAAAAGTGACCAAACAGTATGATTTTGGTGAGCTGGACAAAGTGATGGAAGGAAAGTTTCGTCCGGGACATTTTAACGGAGTGGCGATTGTGGTAAAAAAACTCTTTGATATTGTTCAGCCGCACCGGGCCTATTTTGGAGAAAAAGATTTTCAACAACTGGCCATCATAAAAAAACTGGTGGAGATGGAAAACATTCCGGTAGAGATTGTTCCCTGTCCCATTGTACGCGAACCGGATGGTTTGGCCATGAGTTCACGAAACCGCTTGCTAACGCCTGAACAACGGAAAGAAGCGCCGTTTATTTACCGGACGTTGCAAGAAGCCAAGTTGCGCCGGCAGCATATTTGTGCTAATCCGTTGCGGCAAATGATTATCAACCGGTTTGAAGGAAATGAGCATTTTAAACTGGAATATTTTGATATTGTGGACGATAAAACGCTCCAGCCGATCCATGCCTGGAATAACAAAGTAGGCACGGTGGCTTGTGTGGCGGTATGGCTCGGAAAGGTGCGTCTTATCGACAACATTCGAATAATTTAA
- a CDS encoding TonB-dependent receptor: protein MKQKIVLFVVGFLAAFLSAFPACAQHDTVNLHEVRISSVANSVSLRQIPRQIAVIGQKTIRALPAVSAAEVLEQSAGVDVRQRGVFGMQADLNLDGGSFDQALLLINGIPVSDPQTGHHNLDQVLNLMDIQKIEIVRGPASRWFGANAFSGAVNIITRQPTGNSLTFDTHAGQYGLFSSALLANYQTGKIDQQTSFSWNRSDGYRVNTDFRSLSVSHQSFLETKGCQYHLMLGYADKAFGANSFYTALFPDQYEKVKVMTSGLSVKNRPQWQHPWQFNGSVYWRRLYDRFELFREGEGWYQKEGDWFVKDGDSAGFHTPDGFFPYQGPNFHRTDVTGAQASVRFHSQLGKTSTGASWQYQRIVSNVLGVPMHDTIFSSIDPGAFYTRQKERHLLNLFVNQLVQKASFSLSVGINGLYNVDYGLLLSPGMDFSWFPEKDLKLYFSVNRANRLPTFTDLYYKGPDHISNSDLKPEKAWGFSTGMQYFFGQVTLSLDFSYRIASDLIDWIKTDPDLPWESMNLTKMNTFGTGFSLQYRPKAASAFLKSLRIHYQFLHADKEANGYVSLYALDYLRHHFSLFVQHKVLRKLTAGWTFQVQKRNGDYYNYPDNDKVPYATVFLVNMKLQYRIPHFRFYLQVNNLLDRPYRDIGSVEMPGIWALAGVRYQLNFRKKSK, encoded by the coding sequence GTGAAACAAAAAATTGTCCTTTTTGTTGTTGGGTTTTTGGCGGCATTTTTGTCCGCTTTTCCTGCCTGTGCACAGCACGATACGGTGAATTTGCATGAGGTGCGTATTTCTTCGGTGGCCAATAGTGTCAGCCTGAGACAGATTCCCCGTCAGATTGCTGTTATCGGACAAAAGACAATCCGTGCCTTGCCGGCTGTTTCTGCAGCAGAAGTATTGGAACAAAGTGCGGGGGTGGATGTCCGCCAACGGGGCGTTTTTGGCATGCAGGCTGATCTTAATTTAGACGGTGGCTCTTTTGATCAGGCTCTTTTGCTGATTAATGGAATTCCGGTGAGTGATCCGCAAACCGGTCATCATAATCTGGATCAGGTGCTGAACCTGATGGATATTCAAAAAATAGAAATTGTTCGTGGTCCGGCATCCCGGTGGTTTGGTGCCAATGCTTTTTCCGGAGCGGTGAATATCATTACCCGTCAACCAACGGGTAATTCACTGACATTTGATACGCATGCCGGTCAATACGGACTTTTTTCTTCGGCGTTATTGGCAAATTATCAAACCGGAAAAATTGATCAGCAGACTTCTTTCTCCTGGAACCGGTCTGATGGTTATCGGGTGAATACCGATTTCCGGAGTTTGTCTGTTAGTCACCAGTCTTTCTTGGAAACCAAAGGTTGTCAGTATCATTTAATGCTGGGATATGCCGATAAAGCATTTGGGGCCAACAGCTTTTATACCGCCTTGTTTCCGGATCAGTATGAAAAAGTAAAAGTGATGACCTCTGGTCTGTCGGTGAAAAACCGTCCCCAATGGCAGCATCCATGGCAGTTTAATGGCAGTGTTTACTGGCGGCGGCTGTATGATCGTTTTGAACTTTTCCGGGAAGGGGAGGGCTGGTATCAGAAAGAAGGCGACTGGTTTGTAAAAGACGGTGACAGTGCAGGATTCCATACCCCGGACGGATTTTTCCCTTATCAGGGCCCCAATTTTCATCGTACCGATGTTACCGGAGCACAGGCTTCGGTGCGTTTTCATTCGCAACTGGGAAAAACGTCTACTGGAGCTTCCTGGCAGTATCAAAGAATTGTGAGCAATGTTTTGGGGGTACCTATGCACGACACCATTTTTTCGTCTATTGACCCCGGCGCTTTTTATACGCGACAAAAAGAGCGGCATTTATTAAACCTTTTTGTTAATCAGCTGGTTCAGAAAGCGTCTTTTTCTTTGTCTGTGGGAATTAACGGTTTGTACAATGTGGATTACGGATTGTTGTTATCCCCGGGGATGGATTTTTCGTGGTTCCCCGAAAAAGATCTGAAACTTTATTTCTCCGTTAACCGGGCTAACCGGCTGCCTACTTTTACCGATCTGTATTATAAAGGTCCTGATCACATCAGTAATTCCGATTTAAAACCGGAAAAAGCCTGGGGCTTTTCCACCGGAATGCAATATTTTTTCGGACAAGTAACGTTGTCTCTTGATTTTTCTTACCGGATAGCCTCTGATCTGATCGACTGGATAAAAACCGATCCGGATTTGCCGTGGGAAAGTATGAACCTGACGAAAATGAATACGTTTGGAACGGGTTTTTCTTTGCAATATCGGCCTAAAGCCGCTTCGGCTTTCCTGAAAAGTCTTCGGATACATTATCAATTTCTTCATGCCGATAAAGAGGCCAACGGATATGTGTCGCTTTATGCACTGGATTATCTGCGGCATCATTTTTCGTTGTTTGTACAGCATAAGGTTCTTCGGAAGCTCACGGCCGGCTGGACATTTCAGGTTCAGAAACGAAACGGAGACTACTATAATTATCCGGACAATGACAAAGTTCCTTATGCTACCGTGTTTTTGGTCAATATGAAACTGCAATACCGGATTCCGCATTTTCGGTTTTATTTACAGGTCAATAATTTGCTTGATCGTCCGTACCGCGACATTGGAAGTGTGGAAATGCCGGGCATTTGGGCACTTGCCGGTGTGCGTTATCAGTTAAACTTCCGGAAAAAGTCGAAGTAA
- a CDS encoding lysylphosphatidylglycerol synthase transmembrane domain-containing protein gives MQRKRVSSVLKYFFFLAFGLVLLWLSFRKLDMQEVWGEIKKADYAWLFFSLLLVLISHVFRAARWNMLIGGLNYKTRLSTTFSSVMIGYLANTAVPRMGELVRCGVLSKKENIPFNALFGTVILERMIDLLTLALLILGVIVFQVRLLRDFLHEILGPFAKKIFVNILDITLFVSVLLFILVGAFLLLKKNKHWFEHHPFYLKMRRFFRGVYDGVKTVKTMKHKWLFLIYTFLIWFFYALMVYVPVMMFPETSRLNFVDGLTLLAIGSLGIVAPVPGGIGAYHFIVKSILVELYHISPDIAISFATITHAGQTLLNVVAGSLGYLYILLTKTKKPCNEKS, from the coding sequence GTGCAACGAAAGCGGGTATCATCTGTTCTGAAATATTTTTTTTTCCTGGCCTTTGGTTTGGTGTTGCTGTGGTTAAGCTTTCGTAAACTTGACATGCAGGAAGTGTGGGGAGAGATCAAAAAAGCAGATTATGCCTGGCTTTTTTTCTCGCTGCTGTTGGTTCTTATTTCGCATGTTTTCCGGGCGGCACGTTGGAATATGCTCATTGGCGGATTGAATTACAAAACCAGGCTTTCCACTACCTTTTCATCGGTAATGATTGGTTATCTGGCCAATACAGCGGTGCCCCGTATGGGCGAACTGGTCCGTTGCGGGGTTTTGTCTAAAAAAGAAAACATTCCTTTTAATGCCTTGTTTGGTACGGTTATCCTTGAGCGGATGATCGATTTGTTGACGCTGGCTTTGCTCATCCTGGGCGTAATTGTTTTTCAGGTGCGGCTGCTGCGTGATTTCCTGCATGAAATTTTGGGGCCTTTTGCCAAAAAGATTTTTGTGAATATTTTGGATATCACCCTGTTTGTTTCGGTTTTGCTTTTTATTCTGGTGGGTGCTTTTCTGCTGTTGAAAAAAAATAAGCATTGGTTTGAACATCATCCGTTTTATTTGAAAATGCGGCGTTTTTTTCGTGGGGTTTATGATGGGGTAAAAACAGTAAAAACCATGAAACACAAATGGTTGTTTCTGATATACACCTTTCTTATCTGGTTTTTTTATGCTTTGATGGTTTACGTTCCGGTGATGATGTTTCCGGAAACATCCCGGTTGAATTTTGTGGACGGATTGACATTACTGGCCATTGGCAGCCTGGGGATAGTGGCTCCGGTCCCCGGAGGAATCGGGGCGTATCACTTTATCGTCAAGTCTATTTTGGTTGAACTTTACCATATCTCTCCGGATATAGCCATCTCATTTGCTACCATTACCCATGCCGGTCAAACCTTGTTGAATGTGGTGGCGGGTAGCCTGGGATATTTGTACATTTTGTTAACGAAAACAAAAAAACCCTGTAATGAAAAATCTTGA